One window of Pseudomonas sp. FP198 genomic DNA carries:
- a CDS encoding TIM barrel protein has protein sequence MNKPLRFALNRMVAPRLSLPAFIDLALALKTDAIEIRNDLKGVEIEDGMPPARVRELCEDRGVKVLSINALYPFDVWNEERRAQAVRLADYARECGAEGLVMCPLNDRADPRNAAERAAGLRTALSELAPILRAFGIYGFIEPLGFEECSLRRKRTAVEAIKAIGGLDVFRLVHDTFHHHLAGEKEFFPELTGLVHISGVEDAQAPLATIRDGHRVLVGDADILGNAAQIEALRAGGYEGYLSFEPFAESVHELADIRQALGASMSHLQSSQT, from the coding sequence ATGAACAAGCCCCTGCGTTTTGCCTTGAACCGAATGGTTGCCCCGCGCCTGTCGCTGCCCGCTTTCATCGACCTGGCGCTGGCGTTGAAAACCGATGCCATCGAGATCCGCAATGACCTCAAGGGCGTCGAGATCGAAGACGGCATGCCGCCGGCCCGGGTCCGTGAGTTGTGTGAGGACCGCGGCGTCAAAGTGCTGTCCATCAATGCCTTGTACCCGTTCGACGTGTGGAACGAAGAGCGCCGCGCCCAGGCCGTGCGCCTGGCCGATTACGCCCGCGAGTGCGGCGCCGAGGGGCTGGTGATGTGCCCGCTCAACGACCGCGCCGACCCGCGCAACGCCGCCGAACGCGCGGCGGGGCTACGCACCGCGCTCAGCGAGCTGGCGCCGATCCTGCGCGCCTTCGGCATCTACGGCTTCATCGAGCCGCTGGGTTTCGAAGAGTGCTCGCTGCGGCGTAAACGCACGGCGGTGGAAGCGATCAAGGCCATCGGCGGGCTGGATGTGTTCCGCCTGGTGCATGACACCTTTCATCATCACCTGGCCGGCGAGAAGGAATTTTTTCCCGAGCTGACCGGGCTGGTGCACATCTCCGGCGTCGAGGACGCGCAGGCTCCGTTGGCAACCATTCGCGACGGTCATCGGGTGCTGGTGGGCGACGCCGACATTCTTGGCAACGCCGCGCAGATCGAGGCGCTGCGCGCTGGCGGTTATGAAGGCTACCTGTCCTTCGAGCCGTTTGCCGAAAGCGTCCATGAACTGGCCGATATCCGCCAGGCGCTGGGGGCGAGTATGAGCCACCTGCAAAGCTCGCAGACTTGA
- the iolD gene encoding 3D-(3,5/4)-trihydroxycyclohexane-1,2-dione acylhydrolase (decyclizing), producing the protein MTTTRLTMAQALVKFLDNQYIEVDGVQSKFVAGVFTIFGHGNVLGLGQALEQDSGDLVVHQGRNEQGMAHAAIGFAKQHLRRRIYACSSSVGPGAANMLTAAATATANRIPLLLLPGDVYASRQPDPVLQQIEQFHDLSISTNDAFKAVSKYWDRINRPEQLMTAAIQAMRVLTDPAETGAVTLALPQDVQAEAYDYPDYFLQKRVHRIDRRPATEAMLGDALALLKGKRRPLIICGGGVRYSGANAALQAFAERYDIPFAETQAGKSAVLSSHPLNVGGVGETGCLAANLLAKEADLIIGIGTRYSDFTTASKWLFQHPEVQFLNLNISPCDALKLDGVQLLADARSGLEALSAAMGDYRAEWGGQIADAKAQLQAEVDRVYQADFQADDFVPEINDHMDPAVFREFIELTGSCLTQSRVLGTLNETLADDAVIVAAAGSLPGDLQRSWRSKGVNTYHVEYGYSCMGYEVNAALGVKLAEPDKEVYALVGDGSYMMLHSELATSIQERRKINVVLLDNMTFGCINNLQMEHGMDSFGTEFRFRNPETGKLDGAFVPVDFAMSAAAYGCKTYKVKTLEELHAALADARLQTVSTLIDIKVLPKTMIHKYLSWWRVGVAQVSTSARTDAVAKTLNERLAKARQY; encoded by the coding sequence ATGACCACAACACGACTGACCATGGCCCAGGCCCTGGTGAAATTCCTCGATAACCAGTACATCGAGGTCGATGGCGTCCAGAGCAAGTTCGTCGCCGGGGTGTTTACCATTTTCGGCCACGGCAACGTGCTGGGCCTCGGCCAGGCGCTGGAGCAGGACAGTGGCGACCTGGTGGTCCATCAGGGCCGCAACGAGCAGGGCATGGCCCATGCCGCCATCGGCTTTGCCAAGCAGCACCTACGGCGCAGGATCTACGCCTGTAGCTCGTCGGTCGGCCCCGGTGCGGCGAACATGCTGACCGCCGCCGCCACCGCGACGGCCAACCGCATTCCTTTGCTGCTGTTGCCCGGCGATGTCTACGCCAGTCGCCAACCCGACCCGGTGCTGCAGCAGATCGAGCAGTTCCATGACCTGAGCATCAGCACCAACGATGCCTTTAAGGCCGTGAGCAAATACTGGGATCGGATCAACCGCCCCGAGCAACTGATGACCGCCGCGATCCAGGCGATGCGCGTGCTCACCGACCCGGCCGAAACCGGCGCGGTGACCCTGGCGCTGCCCCAGGATGTACAGGCCGAAGCCTACGATTACCCGGATTATTTCCTGCAAAAACGTGTCCACCGCATCGACCGTCGCCCGGCCACCGAGGCGATGCTCGGCGATGCCTTGGCGCTGCTCAAGGGCAAGCGCCGGCCGCTGATCATCTGCGGCGGTGGCGTCAGGTATTCCGGCGCCAACGCCGCGCTCCAGGCTTTCGCCGAGCGTTATGACATTCCCTTCGCCGAAACCCAGGCGGGCAAAAGCGCCGTGCTCTCCAGTCATCCATTGAACGTCGGCGGCGTCGGCGAAACCGGTTGCCTGGCGGCGAACCTGCTGGCCAAGGAAGCGGACCTGATCATCGGCATAGGCACCCGCTACAGTGATTTCACCACGGCGTCGAAATGGCTGTTCCAGCATCCCGAGGTGCAGTTTCTCAACCTCAACATCAGCCCATGCGATGCCTTGAAGCTCGACGGTGTGCAATTGCTCGCCGACGCGCGTTCGGGACTTGAGGCCTTGTCCGCCGCGATGGGCGACTATCGCGCCGAATGGGGCGGGCAGATCGCCGATGCCAAGGCGCAGTTACAGGCGGAAGTGGACCGGGTCTACCAGGCTGATTTCCAGGCTGATGACTTCGTCCCCGAGATCAACGACCACATGGACCCGGCGGTGTTTCGCGAGTTCATCGAGCTCACCGGCTCCTGCCTGACCCAGAGCCGCGTGCTCGGCACCCTCAACGAAACCCTGGCCGATGACGCCGTCATCGTCGCCGCCGCCGGCAGCCTGCCGGGTGATTTGCAGCGCAGCTGGCGCAGCAAGGGCGTGAACACCTACCACGTCGAGTATGGCTATTCGTGCATGGGCTACGAGGTCAATGCCGCCCTGGGCGTGAAGCTCGCCGAGCCGGACAAAGAGGTCTACGCGCTGGTGGGCGATGGCTCCTACATGATGCTGCACTCCGAACTTGCCACCTCGATCCAGGAGCGTCGCAAGATCAATGTGGTGCTGCTGGACAACATGACGTTCGGATGCATCAACAACCTGCAGATGGAGCACGGCATGGACAGCTTCGGCACCGAGTTCCGCTTTCGCAACCCCGAGACGGGCAAGCTCGACGGCGCCTTCGTGCCGGTGGATTTCGCCATGAGCGCGGCGGCCTACGGTTGCAAGACCTACAAGGTCAAGACGCTGGAGGAGCTGCACGCCGCGCTGGCCGACGCCCGACTCCAGACGGTCTCGACGCTGATCGACATCAAGGTCCTGCCCAAGACCATGATCCACAAGTACCTGTCGTGGTGGCGGGTCGGCGTGGCGCAAGTCTCCACCAGCGCCCGTACCGATGCCGTCGCCAAGACCCTCAACGAACGACTGGCCAAGGCCCGTCAATACTGA
- a CDS encoding Gfo/Idh/MocA family protein, translated as MSLKLGVIGTGAIGQDHIRRCSQTLLNSQVVAVTDINLVQAAKVVADLKLTAEVYPDGHALIKAPDVEAILVTSWGPSHEEFVLAAIAAGKPVFCEKPLAVTAEGCRRIVEAEVAHGKRLVQVGFMRPYDEGYRALKSVIDSGQIGEPLMLHCAHRNPSVGENYKTDMAITDTLIHELDVLRWLLADDYVSVQVVFPRKTSKALAHLRDPQIVLLETAKGTRIDVEVFVNCQYGYDIQCEVVGETGIARLPEPSQVQLRSGAKLSNAILMDWKDRFIGAYDVELQAFIDGVRAGQVGGPSAWDGFAAAVAADACIEAQQSGQIVKVELPERPRFYG; from the coding sequence ATGTCTTTGAAGCTGGGCGTCATCGGCACCGGGGCCATCGGCCAGGACCATATCCGTCGTTGCAGCCAGACGTTGCTCAACAGCCAGGTCGTCGCGGTGACTGACATCAACCTGGTGCAGGCGGCGAAAGTGGTGGCCGACCTGAAGTTGACCGCCGAGGTCTATCCCGACGGCCATGCACTGATCAAGGCGCCGGACGTCGAGGCGATCCTCGTCACGTCCTGGGGCCCGAGTCATGAAGAATTCGTGCTGGCGGCCATCGCGGCCGGCAAGCCGGTGTTCTGTGAAAAGCCGTTGGCCGTTACCGCCGAAGGTTGCCGCCGGATCGTCGAAGCCGAAGTGGCCCACGGCAAACGCCTGGTGCAGGTGGGGTTCATGCGCCCCTACGACGAAGGTTATCGGGCACTCAAGTCGGTGATCGACAGCGGCCAGATCGGCGAGCCGTTGATGCTGCACTGTGCCCACCGCAACCCCAGCGTGGGCGAAAACTACAAGACTGACATGGCCATCACCGACACCTTGATTCACGAGCTGGACGTGTTGCGCTGGCTGCTGGCCGACGACTACGTCTCGGTGCAGGTGGTGTTTCCACGCAAGACCAGCAAGGCCCTGGCGCACTTGCGCGATCCACAGATCGTCCTGCTGGAAACCGCCAAGGGCACAAGGATCGACGTTGAAGTGTTCGTCAATTGCCAGTACGGCTACGACATCCAGTGCGAAGTAGTGGGGGAGACCGGCATCGCCAGGCTGCCAGAACCGTCCCAGGTGCAACTGCGCAGCGGCGCCAAGCTTTCCAATGCGATCCTGATGGACTGGAAAGACCGGTTCATCGGCGCTTACGACGTCGAACTGCAGGCCTTCATCGACGGCGTGCGCGCCGGCCAGGTCGGCGGCCCCTCGGCCTGGGATGGGTTCGCCGCGGCGGTGGCGGCGGACGCGTGTATCGAAGCGCAGCAGAGCGGGCAGATCGTCAAGGTCGAGCTGCCCGAGCGGCCACGGTTCTACGGCTGA
- a CDS encoding Gfo/Idh/MocA family oxidoreductase, which yields MRIGLVGYGKGGRFFHAPLISSLPGATFVGVVTRSAERRQQLASEHPQAQAFDSLAQLVAAGVDAVVVSTPLEARPALVLEAIEHGVAVVSDKPFALDAALAETMVLAAERRNVPLSVYQNRRWDSDFLTVRKLLGSGALGQVIRFESSVERYSPTSVGKSSGGGFLRDLGSHLVDQALQLFGPVMRVYAELDYRQPDQAYDNGFFMSLAHANGIVSHLRGSCLQDAPRPRFRVSGSEGCYTVEGLDGQEAQALAGLSPATAGERWGAEEHRRWGWFEHGAERERVASERGCWLAFYQRLQAALQGDGALPVAARDALATTRVLDAARQSAEQGNVVCLSTPVGHGTKNE from the coding sequence ATGCGAATCGGATTAGTAGGCTACGGCAAGGGCGGGCGTTTTTTCCATGCGCCGCTGATCAGCAGTCTGCCGGGGGCTACCTTCGTCGGCGTGGTGACCCGCTCTGCCGAGCGACGCCAGCAACTGGCAAGCGAGCATCCACAGGCCCAAGCGTTCGACAGCCTTGCGCAACTGGTGGCGGCCGGCGTCGATGCGGTGGTCGTGTCCACGCCGCTGGAAGCGCGCCCGGCGCTGGTGCTGGAAGCCATCGAGCACGGCGTGGCGGTGGTCAGCGACAAGCCTTTCGCCCTTGATGCCGCCTTGGCCGAAACGATGGTGCTGGCCGCCGAACGGCGCAATGTGCCGTTGAGCGTGTACCAGAACCGGCGCTGGGATTCGGATTTCCTGACCGTGCGCAAGTTGCTCGGATCCGGCGCACTGGGGCAGGTGATCCGCTTTGAATCCAGCGTCGAACGTTACTCACCGACCTCGGTGGGCAAGAGCAGTGGCGGCGGATTCCTGCGGGACCTGGGCAGCCATCTGGTGGACCAGGCTTTGCAATTGTTTGGTCCGGTGATGCGGGTTTACGCCGAGCTGGATTATCGCCAGCCGGACCAAGCCTACGACAACGGCTTCTTCATGTCGCTGGCCCACGCCAACGGCATAGTGTCGCACTTGCGCGGCAGTTGCCTGCAGGACGCGCCGCGCCCACGCTTTCGGGTCAGTGGCAGCGAAGGCTGCTATACCGTCGAAGGCCTCGACGGGCAGGAAGCCCAGGCGTTGGCGGGATTGAGCCCGGCCACCGCAGGCGAGCGCTGGGGCGCCGAGGAGCACCGGCGCTGGGGCTGGTTCGAACACGGTGCCGAGCGCGAACGCGTGGCCTCGGAACGCGGTTGCTGGCTGGCGTTCTACCAGCGCCTCCAGGCTGCCTTGCAGGGCGACGGGGCGCTGCCGGTCGCCGCTCGCGACGCCTTGGCCACGACCCGCGTCCTGGACGCTGCAAGGCAGAGCGCGGAGCAGGGCAACGTGGTGTGTTTATCCACGCCCGTTGGTCATGGAACAAAAAACGAATAA
- a CDS encoding sugar ABC transporter substrate-binding protein — protein sequence MKTKTRIASLALSLMFASGVALADLKIGVSMSQFDDTWLTYLRESMDKKAKSLPDGVTLQFEDARSDVVKQLSQVESFISQKVDALIVNPVDTAATQRITKAAVAAGIPLVYVNRRPDDPKLPEGVVTVASDDLEAGRMQMQYLADKMGGKGDIVILLGDLANNSTTNRTKGVKEVLAKYPGIKIEQEQTGTWSRDKGMTLVNDWLTQGRDFQAVVSNNDEMAIGAAMALKGAGKEKGSVLIAGVDGTPDGLNAIKKGDMAVSVFQDAKGQADGSIDTAVKMAKGEKTESVVVPYRLITPENVDQFK from the coding sequence ATGAAGACCAAGACCCGTATTGCCTCGCTGGCCCTGTCGTTGATGTTCGCCAGCGGCGTTGCCCTGGCGGACCTGAAGATCGGCGTCAGCATGTCCCAGTTCGATGACACCTGGTTGACCTACCTGCGCGAATCCATGGACAAGAAAGCCAAGTCCCTGCCGGACGGCGTTACCCTGCAATTCGAAGATGCCCGCAGTGACGTGGTCAAGCAGCTGAGCCAGGTGGAAAGCTTCATCAGCCAGAAGGTCGATGCGCTCATCGTCAACCCCGTTGACACCGCCGCGACCCAGCGCATCACCAAGGCCGCGGTCGCCGCCGGCATCCCGCTGGTGTACGTCAACCGTCGCCCGGACGATCCGAAGTTGCCGGAAGGGGTGGTCACCGTGGCCTCCGATGACCTGGAAGCCGGGCGCATGCAGATGCAATACCTGGCCGACAAGATGGGCGGCAAGGGCGACATCGTGATTCTGCTGGGCGACCTGGCCAACAACTCCACGACCAACCGCACCAAGGGCGTCAAGGAAGTGCTGGCCAAGTACCCGGGCATCAAGATCGAACAGGAACAGACCGGCACCTGGTCGCGGGACAAGGGCATGACCCTGGTGAATGACTGGCTGACCCAGGGCCGCGACTTCCAGGCTGTGGTGTCCAACAACGACGAGATGGCCATCGGCGCGGCCATGGCGCTCAAGGGCGCTGGCAAAGAGAAGGGCAGCGTCCTGATTGCCGGGGTCGACGGCACGCCGGACGGATTGAACGCCATCAAGAAAGGCGACATGGCGGTCTCAGTGTTCCAGGACGCCAAGGGCCAGGCCGATGGCTCCATCGACACGGCGGTGAAAATGGCCAAGGGCGAGAAAACGGAATCCGTCGTGGTGCCCTATCGCCTGATCACGCCGGAGAACGTCGATCAGTTCAAGTGA
- a CDS encoding sugar ABC transporter ATP-binding protein encodes MFASATATSVPAATFQPGALPDEPYLLEVVNVSKGFPGVVALSDVQLRVRPGSVLALMGENGAGKSTLMKIIAGIYQPDAGELRLRGKPITFDTPLAALQAGIAMIHQELNLMPHMSIAENIWIGREQLNGLHMIDHGEMHRCTARLLERLRIKLDPEEQVGNLSIAERQMVEIAKAVSYDSDILIMDEPTSAITETEVAHLFSIIADLKAQGKGIIYITHKMNEVFAIADEVAVFRDGAYIGLQRADSMDGDSLISMMVGRELSQLFPERDKPIGDQVLSVRDLSLDGIFKGVSFDLHAGEILGIAGLMGSGRTNVAEAIFGVTPATGGEILLDGEPVRITDPHMAIEKGFALLTEDRKLSGLFPCLSVLENMEMAVLPHYVGNGFIQQKALRALCEEMCKKLRVKTPSLEQCIDTLSGGNQQKALLARWLMTNPRILILDEPTRGIDVGAKAEIYRLISYLASEGMAVIMISSELPEVLGMSDRVMVMHEGDLMGTLDRSEATQERVMQLASGLS; translated from the coding sequence ATGTTCGCATCAGCGACTGCTACGAGCGTCCCGGCGGCGACTTTCCAGCCGGGCGCATTACCCGACGAACCGTACCTGTTGGAAGTCGTCAACGTCAGCAAAGGCTTTCCCGGCGTGGTGGCGCTGTCCGACGTGCAACTGCGGGTGCGCCCCGGCTCGGTGCTGGCCTTGATGGGCGAAAACGGCGCAGGCAAATCCACGCTGATGAAAATCATCGCCGGCATCTACCAGCCGGATGCCGGTGAGCTGCGCCTGCGCGGCAAGCCGATCACCTTCGACACGCCCCTGGCGGCCTTGCAGGCCGGGATCGCGATGATCCACCAGGAACTGAACCTGATGCCGCACATGAGCATCGCCGAGAACATCTGGATCGGCCGCGAGCAGCTCAACGGCCTGCACATGATCGACCACGGTGAGATGCACCGCTGCACCGCGCGCCTGCTGGAGCGCCTGCGGATCAAGCTCGACCCCGAGGAGCAGGTGGGCAACCTGAGCATCGCCGAGCGGCAGATGGTGGAGATCGCCAAGGCCGTTTCGTATGACTCGGACATCCTGATCATGGACGAACCGACCTCGGCCATCACCGAGACGGAAGTCGCGCATCTGTTTTCAATCATTGCCGACCTCAAGGCCCAGGGTAAGGGCATCATCTACATCACCCACAAGATGAACGAAGTGTTCGCCATCGCCGATGAGGTGGCGGTGTTCCGTGACGGGGCCTACATCGGTCTGCAACGGGCCGACAGCATGGACGGCGACAGCCTGATTTCGATGATGGTCGGGCGCGAGTTGAGCCAGTTGTTTCCCGAGCGGGACAAGCCCATCGGCGATCAGGTGCTGTCGGTACGCGACCTGAGCCTGGACGGTATCTTCAAAGGCGTGTCGTTCGACCTGCATGCCGGCGAGATCCTCGGCATCGCCGGGTTGATGGGCTCGGGCCGGACCAACGTCGCCGAGGCCATCTTTGGCGTGACCCCGGCCACCGGCGGCGAGATCCTGCTGGACGGCGAGCCGGTGCGCATCACCGATCCGCACATGGCGATCGAGAAGGGCTTCGCCCTGTTGACCGAAGACCGCAAGCTCAGCGGGCTGTTCCCGTGCCTGTCGGTGCTGGAAAACATGGAGATGGCGGTGCTGCCCCATTACGTCGGCAACGGCTTCATCCAGCAAAAAGCCCTGCGTGCGCTGTGCGAAGAAATGTGCAAGAAACTGCGGGTCAAGACGCCGTCCCTCGAGCAATGCATCGACACCTTGTCCGGCGGCAACCAGCAGAAAGCATTGTTGGCTCGCTGGCTGATGACCAACCCGCGCATCCTGATCCTCGACGAACCGACCCGCGGCATCGATGTGGGCGCCAAGGCGGAAATCTACCGACTCATTTCCTACCTCGCCAGCGAAGGCATGGCAGTCATCATGATTTCCTCCGAGCTACCCGAAGTGCTCGGCATGAGCGACCGGGTCATGGTGATGCACGAGGGTGACCTGATGGGGACTCTCGACCGTAGCGAAGCGACCCAGGAACGAGTCATGCAACTGGCGTCGGGCCTGTCCTGA